tgaaataaagaaatgaattgaatatctAAGAGAACATCGGAATAGAGGAAGGATAGCAATAGATTTTTGGGTTCAGgataatgtaaagataaagaTTAGGTTTGATtcagttttggaggttaggttttatgttcggcttaacatgcagattttccatcaaaGCAATCCTCATGGAACCATCAGCCTAGGTTCAAGTGCTAAGTTTTTTGTCATTGGCTCAGATCATGAAAGGCCGAACTGAAGGGGAATTTTTTAGAAAATGGGATTAGATCAAGCCATTGAGGGGTTCCAATAGAGATTATTACCTGAAGAGCACACTTTCAAATGTCTTGCTGTCATCGGCGTCCTCATCAGCATCGACGTCATCTTCActatcgtcgtcatcatcatcggcgaAGAAATCCCAGAATGGATGGTCGGGTGAGATGTCAGTTTCGTCAAGGCTCTCCTTGACGGCACGCGGCCTCTTGGCAGTCCAACACTGGAACTCTTGTGCTGCCTGCAGATTCAGAAagacaaacaagaaaataactagcacatcaatgatgtcgagctcatccggcatctcgcaaagAAATTTAAcctaattttttatttcagcccagttgacagtgtagtgaattatattggtaacataaattgaggaaacagaattgaaattgatgaatgacagagaagaagcattttttgtgatttatgaataattcTGTATAAacaagcataaataattttctattcaaaatttctaaattctgtgtagaaaccttggtgaacctcatgaagctctcagatggaacaaacaaattcaaaattggtcaacaaataaatatgaagtattttggggggttttgaaaaatatgtataaattagtatattttatgagtttcaaaattctgtgtagaaattttGTATCCCCACCTACAGCGATCatataaagtaaacaaaattgaAACTGATGaacaaatgaaggagaaaagcATTTTGGTGATTTATAaatgaattttgcataaattagcacaatttctgtaaaaaaatatcaatattctgtgtggaagtttggtgaacctcatgaagctctaccaggtggaagaaaaaaaaatcaaaatcggtcaacaaattaAGAATAGGCAATTTCTGTGATCtcgaattttcaaaattctgtgtataAGTTTGGCGAATCTCATGAAGCTCTAAcagagggaagaaaaaaaatcaaaatggtcaacaaatagagaagaaaaagcattttatatgaattttgaaaaataagcataatttcgCTTAAATCAGCATACAaatttttcttgtcaaaattttccaaattctgTGCAGAAGTTTGGTGGACCTCataaagctctaccagatggaagcaaaaaaaaaatcaaaatctgtcaacaaataaagaagaagcattttttgtgaatttggaaaaatttacataaattagcatatttaatgagtttcaaaagtCTGTAGAAGTTTTGagtcccccacctagtgctatcatatcaAGCAAACAAATTGTGGACAGACGACGGACGTCACAGCATaagctcatctggcccttcagGCCGgatgaggtaaaaaaaaaaacattggccAGAGCACATAAGCATGGTTTTTGAACCATGatttataaaattataaaaatagaggttataataacaacaacaatagcaATAACAAAAACAGCTGGATTTACATAGCATGTTTATGCAAGAGATAGGGCAACTATAAGACCCAGGCTTTACCTTGagctctgtttttttttaacagcagCTCCAAGTtttggcagcagtgggataccAAGCCACTCCTGTGACTATGAGTGGCAGCAGTTAGGTACGAAACAATTGCTATGGCTATCAGTGGCAACAGTGTGATACAAACCCACTCCTATGACTGCAAGAGGCAGCAGTTAGATACAAAACAACTGCTATGGCTATCAGTGGCAGTAGTGGGATACAAACCCACTCCTATGACTGTAAGAGGCAGCAGTTAGATACAAAACAACTGCTATGACTATcagtggcagcagtgggatacaAACCCACTCCTATGACTGCAAGAGGCAGCAGTTAGATACAAAACAATTGTTATGGCTATcagtggcagcagtgggatacaAACCCACTCCTATGACTATcagtggcagcagtgggatacaAACCCACTCCTATGACTGCAAGAGGCAGCATTTAGATACAAAACAACTGCTATGACTATcagtggcagcagtgggatacaAACCAACACCTATGACTGAAAGAGGCAGCAGTTAGATACAAAACAACTGCTATGGCTATCAGTGGCAGCAGAGGGATACAGACCCACTCCAATGGCTATcagtggcagcagtgggatacaAATCCACTTCTATGACTATcagtggcagcagtgggatacaAACCCACTCCAATGGCTATcagtggcagcagtgggatacaAACCAACACCTATGACTGAAAGAGGCAGCAGTTAGATACAAAACAACTGCTGTGGATATCAGTGGCAGCAGTTCGATACAAACCCACTCCAATGGCTATCAGTGGCAGCAGTGTGATTTCACTATCTGAAATCTAAATCTAACTACGTTTTAAGATAACTGGATTAAGTCTTTTCATTTACGTACCTTAAACCTTTCATCATGTTTACTACTACCACCACACCACATAAACATCTTTGTTCCACCGTCCAAAAAGTAGACATCATCTGACCTCATGCATTTTTTGGACACTTTCCTTTCCtgtataaatcaaataatatagcttattgaaaatataatatactttttttactttgaacTATGGAAGatagatttaaaaatgaatcgaGCAGAAACAAGCCTAATCTATGCAATGCTAAGAATTTtataaaaatgcaatttaaattttcaaattgcTCAGTACAGTAATGCataaaattaaatacaaaataaatatggaTTTGCAAAATATCAAAGGACATATTTTCAATACTAATTATTGTCATCTCTATCAATATCCTACACATCattacactttttaaaaattattttcaagattagaaattcaaaatatatttaccTCATTTATTTTGAGAACTGCATTTCTTCCCTTGCCTTCCATGTGACAGTGGAGTAGTCTGGGTGGGTACTCTTCTGGTTTGACATGCCTGAAACCACTATCAGCTCCACCATTCATATACCTATAAAAACAGTgggggttgtttcacaaagattttagtatgacttaagtcgcacttaaatgccgacgcgtatgTCATATGCAACGCGAGATCCTATTGACAGATACGccgtagtgcgcgtcctcatgacacaatctgaccaatgcagtcaaacctttcataccgtacgcaacttgATATTTacgtgcgactctaagtcatacttaaatctttgagaaacacccccctgatcaAACAAtgtaatatacaaaataaataataattttaatttctACATAGCTCCTTCTGGGGTTACATGAAATCCAGCAACAATTGTTCGGCTGTGAAGTCCACAATAATTGAGTAATCAATTTCAACCTCGGATTTAACACTATTCTATCCTATACCTAACCCTAAACCCAACACAAAACCCTTACACTATCAAGTTATCTTAGACGAATGTCATGTCATCCCTTCTGAGGCCTGTAACACAAACCTTAGATATCATTGTAGAACATTTATATACGATTGGTTGCACTGATTACAATGCAAAATTAATTGTGAAACTCAAGCGTAGGATTGATCACAAACCTTCGTGTTACAGGACAATTGGATGCTTTTTCTCCACACTCTCGAGTAttccaggggccgattgcatgaaagggtctttgcaagaaccATCTTTCGTGTCGCTCAtttattatgatgcgccatgtgaaacgcattttaaataaattacctgcaaacatatttcatttatgccttaaagtaaataaaatctttgtttataaagtggtgtaatatatcatgaaaatgtaTACATATTGATTTAAATGCGAGCTAACAAATTTTATATGTTTATCACATATTTTATAAATATCCCGCATacagcgtatcataaaagatgggcaaCACGAAAGAcagtccttggaaagaccctttcatgCAATCGGCCCCAGCACGATTTAAAAAACACCCAACTTTAAAAAGATGTATTTGTTAAAACACTGTATGATTGTCCGgattattttgaagaaagatTGCATTTGCGACAACAATCACAAAGTGATTTCTACGAAAATCCCCCAAAAATGGAACAACCCGACATTCCATTCCTCCTGAAAATATTGtgtcaaatgaatattcaatctGAGAATTAATGATCAAGCCCTTACGTCAATCTCTTGAAATAACTCTTGAAGAGGTctgactctttgttcatcaccTCTCTGTGTTGTACTGGTTTATCATCAAGGTACGTGTCCAACTCCACCGTCTTGTATGCTGCCGTCCCATATTCATcctgaaaacaaaaaaagtaaagttACCTGCCTCTCGTTTGGTCTGGTCCAATTTATAGTAAATTCTCCATGaaccttaaaggtaaatgccagttttggtaacgatatcaaaatgagttcgtacagaatccaattaaatgaccaccaaagtgtctgtttgtataaataaaacatatgtgccaaaggattctggaagaaattgtgtaattgctgagaaatcagcaaataagcacaggattcgggtcaagcgtcggacccgacattcaaagcaattattatacactgtcccatgtgcgcttatctgtgttggtgatcttcagtgtgaacatttttcagcgtaaatttcaagatttcacaaagttcagtttatgtaactgtaccagatcttgatcctcgatgatatactgacaattaagccttgttttacagactttctcatgaaatcagtgtttgctgcaactactggtatttctctttaaatcgATCAACAACTTACaggtataaagaaaaaaaatcatataaaatcaaTAGCAAACATCTGAGAAatgtttgaataaacataaatttggACTTAACTGTTACAGGTAAGTACCATGAAGGAATATCATATGGATCCTTGGGAACTTTATTAGTTGCCCTAGGATATTTTACACTACTGTGCTGTAACCAAGCTGCAAAGTATCATGGGCTGCAGACCCCTAACCAAGAAGAAGCATTGAAAACATATCTTTATACCATCAAGAAGCAAAGGATATTCAATGACATTAAATAATAAGGGTATGAATTGTATTATTAACACTTTTGTGGTGGTTTCGTCAAATTACATGTTTAACATAGGAGCCTATGTGGAGGAATATTTTGAGGTATGTGTCCTAAGCCACACAAGGAAATGTACTTGTGAGAACAACCTCTTAAatatctatttaaaaaattccTCATGGATGCTGTATTTAAATCAAATCTTGAACTTGGGGTCTGTATAAAAAAGACTGACAGTTACTGTAATTTTCATTATGGAAACATaagaataaaagtaataataacaatcaaaataaatgcaATGCAATACATTGATTTTACACATTTCGTTAATATTTGTGTTGATGAAATCTTGAAAACTAATGAATAATTACCTGCGTTGAATGCTTGCCTATCCAGAAATGTACATCATAATTCAACTCCTCGCTGTCTTCATCTTTCTATTGGTTGtgacatgaataaaaagaaaaaaattatataaaacatatttcgAGTTTTGTATCTTAACATCACACACTTATATTTTGAAGTTTGTGCTTCCAATTGAGCTACATAACTGTGcatatcattttcaattgttCCAATGTTGTATAATCTTCATATCatcatgaaatatatcattgataTTGTAATATCGGTGATAAGACAGAGCGAACCTGTGATTGATGTCAATTTTGAACAGTAATTTAAACTCTCTGATTGCTTTAAAGTTAATATATCACATATGATACTGCATCGCTGCCCACgcatagaaaattaaaattacacTGTGCAACCATCTTCTTGCTTTTCTCAGTGCAATGAACACCTCTCTTGAAAAATCAGTAAAATATTGACTTTACGTAGAAAGGCTTACACTTTACAGGTCATATTGTGCTGGAATGAAGAATTGCTAAAATATCCTTAATTGCCAGGAGAGCAAATCGATGGGAAATTAACATACTTTACAAGAAACTTCTGCAATAAGTATTTTGGAGTATTTGGCTTTGAGAGAGTTTCAAATTACTaggagaaaaaatataacatctacaaaattatgatattcaTGTCTCCAGCAAAACTGTAACCTTCAATTTTGTACGTAGGCTTTCCTTCAAATAGTTTCTGAAATGAAACAGTCTTTAAAATTCAGCAATCAACCCAAAGTTGCCTATGAAATAAAACTTTCCTACGCTCTAATctacatcatcattattattaagagTATGTTCGAAACTCACAAAGGTGTTTAGAA
This region of Lytechinus variegatus isolate NC3 chromosome 18, Lvar_3.0, whole genome shotgun sequence genomic DNA includes:
- the LOC121431682 gene encoding gelsolin-like protein 2, whose product is MQKAKKYEWQDTNLALFGSQTEKDVKKEAAETEPAWRGCGQKVGLQIWRIVKFKVEHWNKEDYGDFFDGDSYIILNTFKDEDSEELNYDVHFWIGKHSTQDEYGTAAYKTVELDTYLDDKPVQHREVMNKESDLFKSYFKRLTYMNGGADSGFRHVKPEEYPPRLLHCHMEGKGRNAVLKINEERKVSKKCMRSDDVYFLDGGTKMFMWCGGSSKHDERFKAAQEFQCWTAKRPRAVKESLDETDISPDHPFWDFFADDDDDDSEDDVDADEDADDSKTFESVLFRLSNSSGVLDFTEVSKGRNICKSDLDSNDVFILDTGMDCFVWAGKDADKEEKNNGIPYATEYLKKTQHRNAPISSLKEGSKCKKFTEIIGR